A stretch of Gallus gallus isolate bGalGal1 chromosome 2, bGalGal1.mat.broiler.GRCg7b, whole genome shotgun sequence DNA encodes these proteins:
- the LOC107052005 gene encoding translation initiation factor IF-2, which produces MTQKFKAVAFLLGGAIPSRAPSKKQRITTHARPSQSRGGNAFPALRPSAPAPLQQRPEPERPSPAGAARTHPRRSEPPAGPGGGQKVAEKLCAKGPRSPLPPGWGRSGRPRGERPGAGAGGRGLALSRAPPPPSRPPLPRGGGDGAAAGCSPARPRRRGWEKEGEREGSGAPPAPPGAAATRGGKGGRRGREEGRGAGGGSRALRCVRGAGAWRREEETPRPYGRALRRAPPAPPPQRSASPPLPAGARVRRDTKLPARSEAAGRSRADPSSAAPRTEPTWWRQRQRGVEGRRGAAPDRGLSGRVAQSPAAAFLLDAGQVCGFSSELFRLPWERCGEITLQPRSRGCPGLVCYGFESDRVNRASGLSQPR; this is translated from the exons ATGACTCAGAAATTTAAAGCAGTCGCGTTCCTGCTAGGTGGTGCGATACCGAGCCGAGCACCGAGCAAAAAACAGCGAATAACGACACACGCGCGGCCGAGCCAGAGCCGAGGCGGGAACGCGTTTCCTGCACTCCGTCCCTCGGCCCCAGCGCCGCTCCAGCAGCGCCCGGAGCCGGAGCGGCCATCGCCGGCCGGGGCGGCGCGCACCCATCCTCGGCGCTCCGAGCCCCCCGCGGGGCCCGGGGGCGGGCAGAAAGTTGCCGAGAAACTTTGTGCGAAGGGGCCAAggtcccccctccccccgggGTGGGGGCGAagcgggcggccccgcggggaGAGGCCGGGGGCGGGCGCGGGCGGCCGGGGCCTAGCGCTCAGccgggcgccgccgccgccatcgcGGCCGCCTCtcccgcggggcgggggggacGGGGCCGCGGCCGGGTGCTCACCTGCCCGTCCTCGGCGGCGCGGGTGGGagaaggagggggagagggaaggaagcgGGGCCCCCCCCGCTCCTCCCGGAGCCGCGGCGACccggggagggaagggggggaggaggggaagggaggagggaagaggagcaggaggagggagccGGGCGCTCCGGTGCGTGCGAGGAGCCGGAGCCTggcggcgggaggaggagaCTCCCCGCCCCTACGGCCGGGCTCTCCGGCGGGCACCTCCGGCCCCTCCTCCGCAGCGCTCCGCCTCGCCCCCGCTGCCCGCGGGCGCCCGGGTGAGGCGCGACACGAAGCTCCCCGCCCGATCAGAGGCCGCGGGGAGGAGCCGGGCGGACCCCTCCTCGGCGGCGCCGCGCACCGAGCCAACATGGTGGCGGCAGCGGCAGCGCGGGGTGGAGGGGAGGCGAGGGGCAGCTCCCGATCGGGGCCTTTCGGGGAGGGTTGCGCAGAGCCCGGCTGCCGCCTTCTTGCTTGACGCCGGTCAGGTGTGTGGCTTCAGCTCTGAGCTCTTCCGCCTGCCGTGGGAAAGGTGTGGAGAAATTACTCTTCAACCACGCAGCCGGGGATGTCCAGGCTTGGTGTGTTATGGATTTGAGTCAGACAG gGTGAACAGAGCGTCAGGACTGAGCCAGCCCAGGTAA